Proteins from one Arthrobacter sp. DNA4 genomic window:
- a CDS encoding dienelactone hydrolase family protein, with protein MLIEIQAAAGPAEAIVARPSTGTGPFPGVILYMDAFGLRPRIQEMAQRIADWGYVVLAPNVFYREGTAAELAPGGDMSTEEGREAAGKAAFPRVGRLTPDKALPDIDAWVSALAALDGVAPGPIGTTGYCMGARLAVRTATSHPGLVAACGGFHGGGLATEEQDSPHLGLGNARARFVFGHADHDRSMAPEAVARLGEALKDAGLEASNEIYEGAPHGYTMADTSAFHPEATERHFRELRALLDGTLKA; from the coding sequence ATGCTCATCGAGATCCAGGCCGCAGCAGGCCCTGCCGAAGCCATTGTCGCCCGCCCGTCCACCGGGACCGGCCCGTTTCCCGGCGTCATCCTGTACATGGACGCGTTCGGCCTGCGCCCGCGCATCCAGGAGATGGCCCAGCGCATCGCCGACTGGGGTTACGTGGTGCTGGCACCCAACGTTTTCTACCGTGAAGGAACGGCCGCCGAATTGGCCCCGGGTGGTGACATGTCCACCGAGGAGGGCCGGGAAGCCGCCGGCAAGGCTGCTTTCCCCCGGGTTGGGCGGCTGACCCCGGACAAGGCCCTGCCGGACATTGATGCCTGGGTTTCCGCGCTGGCAGCTCTCGACGGCGTGGCGCCGGGCCCCATCGGCACCACCGGCTACTGCATGGGTGCCCGGCTCGCGGTCCGCACCGCCACCTCACACCCGGGCCTGGTGGCAGCGTGTGGCGGCTTCCACGGTGGCGGACTGGCGACGGAGGAACAGGACAGCCCGCACCTGGGGCTTGGCAACGCGCGGGCGCGGTTCGTCTTCGGCCACGCAGACCACGACCGGAGCATGGCCCCCGAGGCCGTCGCCCGCCTCGGCGAAGCGCTCAAGGACGCAGGACTTGAGGCATCCAACGAGATTTACGAAGGGGCGCCGCACGGCTACACCATGGCGGACACCTCGGCGTTCCACCCGGAAGCCACGGAGCGGCACTTCCGGGAGCTGCGGGCCCTGCTGGACGGGACGCTGAAGGCCTGA
- the tgt gene encoding tRNA guanosine(34) transglycosylase Tgt, which yields MPANPAFALPETRSQFSFTVGTRLADSCPPSAAQAAENDGEFLGRTGTITTPHGDIQTPAFIAVGTKATVKAVLPESMADLGAQALLANAYHLYLQPGPDILDAAGGLGAFMNWSGPTFTDSGGFQVMSLGSGFKKVIDMKSVDASGPDDAVAPGKERLAHIDDDGVWFKSHLNGDRHRFSPEISMQVQHQIGADIMFAFDELTTLQNSRRYQEESLERTRLWAERCIEEHFRLTEERAAKPYQALFGVIQGAQYEDLRRKACRDLGAMPFDGFGIGGALEKENLGTIVRWCNEELPEDKPRHLLGISEPDDVFTAIENGADTFDCVSPTRVARNSAFYTPEGRFNLSGAKYKRDFGPLQEGCDCYACANYSRAYIHHLFKAKEMLSATLISIHNERFVVKMVDDARLAIESGTFFDFKAETLGRYYS from the coding sequence GTGCCAGCCAACCCCGCCTTCGCCCTGCCTGAAACCCGATCACAGTTCTCCTTCACGGTCGGCACCCGCCTGGCGGACTCCTGCCCGCCGTCGGCGGCTCAGGCAGCAGAAAACGACGGGGAATTCCTGGGCCGCACCGGCACCATCACCACCCCGCACGGTGACATCCAGACGCCGGCCTTCATCGCCGTCGGGACCAAAGCCACCGTGAAGGCCGTGCTGCCGGAGTCCATGGCGGACCTGGGCGCCCAGGCGCTGCTGGCCAACGCCTACCACCTGTACCTGCAGCCGGGCCCGGACATCCTGGACGCGGCCGGCGGCCTGGGTGCCTTCATGAACTGGTCCGGCCCCACCTTCACCGACTCCGGCGGATTCCAGGTGATGAGCCTCGGCTCGGGGTTCAAGAAGGTCATCGATATGAAATCCGTGGACGCCTCCGGACCGGATGACGCCGTGGCCCCGGGCAAGGAACGCCTCGCCCATATTGACGACGACGGCGTCTGGTTCAAGTCCCACCTGAACGGCGACCGGCACCGCTTCTCCCCCGAGATCTCCATGCAGGTCCAGCACCAGATCGGCGCGGACATCATGTTCGCGTTCGACGAGCTGACCACCCTGCAGAACTCCCGGCGGTACCAGGAGGAATCACTGGAACGCACCCGGCTGTGGGCGGAGCGGTGCATCGAGGAACACTTCCGCCTGACGGAGGAACGGGCCGCCAAGCCCTACCAGGCGCTTTTCGGCGTGATCCAGGGCGCCCAGTATGAAGACCTGCGCCGGAAGGCCTGCCGCGACCTTGGCGCCATGCCGTTCGACGGGTTCGGCATCGGCGGGGCGCTGGAGAAGGAAAACCTGGGGACCATCGTGCGCTGGTGCAACGAGGAACTGCCGGAGGACAAGCCGCGGCACCTGCTGGGTATTTCCGAGCCGGATGACGTCTTCACGGCCATCGAAAACGGGGCGGATACCTTTGACTGCGTCTCCCCCACCAGGGTGGCCCGCAACTCCGCGTTCTACACACCGGAGGGCCGGTTCAATCTTTCCGGCGCCAAGTACAAGCGTGATTTTGGGCCGCTGCAGGAGGGCTGCGACTGCTACGCCTGCGCCAACTATTCGCGGGCCTACATCCACCACCTGTTCAAGGCCAAGGAAATGCTGTCCGCCACCCTCATCTCCATCCACAACGAGCGGTTCGTGGTGAAGATGGTGGACGACGCCCGGCTGGCCATCGAGTCCGGCACCTTCTTCGATTTCAAGGCCGAAACCCTGGGCCGGTACTACTCCTGA